From the Nitrospiria bacterium genome, the window CGGAACCTTGTCCGGAAGCACGGCGCGCGAAATCTTGGTCAGCACGCTGTGATACGGCGTCACGACCACCACGACCAAATCGGGAATCGTTCCGACCGAGATGGCCTGACGCTGGGCCGCATGACTGACGACGATTCCGCCCAACAGCGAGGCCGAAACGTTGTCGATAAAGTAGCCGCCGCTGATGGCATGCTCGGCCACCGCGCACGGGGCGATCAACTCGTCGCGGTCCAGCCGGTTTCCAAACAGGGCGTTGACCGCCACGGCCGCGGCCACGGCGCTGGCCGCGCTGCTGCCCAAACCCGTTCCGGGAATGTTTTTCTGGATCGTGAGATCCACCCCGTGCTTCGCCTTGACCAGCTTGAGCACTTCGATCGCCGCGATGCCGGCGGTGTTCCGATCGGCTTCCAGAGGAATCGTGCGGTCCCCTCCCTTGATCTCGCGGATCACCACCTCCCGGCCCCGGCTTTTTTCCGCCGTCACGATGTCGCCCAAACCGGTAATGGCCATCCCCAAAACATCGAATCCCGGACCGATGTTCCCGATCGAAGCCGGGGCGAAGGCTTTTGCGATTTTCATTTTGTCTCCCTGCCCTTCCTCACCGTTACTGACCCGCCACCGTCATTTTAGAAATTTTTATTGTGGGCGCCGCGATCGTTCCCCGAAACTCCAGGTCGTCCCCGATCATTTCGATGTCCATTAAAATGTCTTTCAGGTTTCCCGCGATCGTGATCTCTTCGACCGGATAGGTCAATTCGCCGTTTTCAATCCAAAGTCCCACAGCCCCGCGCGAGTAATCGCCGGTGACGTGGTTGACTCCGAATCCGATCATCTCCACGACGTACAGGCCCCGCTTCACGGAACGGATGATCTCCTCCGGGGAATGCGTACCCGGCACGAGGTAGAAATTCGTGTGCGAAACCGATGGAACGTCCCCGACGCTCCGGGCCGCGTTCCCGGTGGACTGCAACCCCAGCTTCCGGGCGGAGTAACTGTCCAGCAAATAGGTTTCCAGGACCCCCTTCTTGATGACGGTCGTCCTTCGCGTCGGCAAGCCCTCTCCGTCAAACGGCCGCGACCCCAGCGCAGACGGAATGAGCCCGTTGTCCAGGACCGTCACGGATGACGCGGCGACCGGCTGGCCCAGTTTTCCGGCCAAGAACGAGGCCCCTTTATAGACCGCATAACCCGACACGCATGCGCTGAGGCTGCCGATCAGTTCAGCCGC encodes:
- a CDS encoding homoserine kinase — its product is MKIAKAFAPASIGNIGPGFDVLGMAITGLGDIVTAEKSRGREVVIREIKGGDRTIPLEADRNTAGIAAIEVLKLVKAKHGVDLTIQKNIPGTGLGSSAASAVAAAVAVNALFGNRLDRDELIAPCAVAEHAISGGYFIDNVSASLLGGIVVSHAAQRQAISVGTIPDLVVVVVTPYHSVLTKISRAVLPDKVPLNLVVSNMAFTATMVAAVAQKDARRFGLAIQDGIVEPARAHLIPGFQDVKAAALKAGALGSSISGAGASVFAVTDRKSLARKIGLAMQKIFQQHGISSTITVSRIDKRGARVLRTR